From one Bacteroides fragilis NCTC 9343 genomic stretch:
- a CDS encoding ABC transporter ATP-binding protein yields the protein MIEINDISKVFRTSEVETVALNHVSLNVEEGEFVAIMGPSGCGKSTLLNILGLLDNPTEGSYKLIGQEVADLHEKERTRVRKGKLGFVFQSFNLIDELNVYENVELPLTYLNIKASERRRMVDNILHRMNISHRAKHFPQQLSGGQQQRVAIARAVVTNPKLILADEPTGNLDSKNGAEVMNLLTELNREGTTIIMVTHSQHDASFAHRTIHLFDGSIVASVKA from the coding sequence ATGATAGAAATTAATGACATTAGTAAAGTGTTTCGTACTTCAGAAGTAGAAACCGTAGCGTTAAATCATGTAAGCCTGAATGTAGAAGAAGGTGAATTTGTGGCCATTATGGGGCCTTCCGGTTGTGGAAAGTCTACTTTACTCAATATCCTGGGACTTCTCGATAATCCTACGGAGGGTTCTTATAAACTCATAGGACAGGAGGTAGCCGATCTTCATGAAAAGGAACGTACCCGTGTGCGTAAAGGGAAGTTGGGGTTCGTATTCCAAAGTTTCAATCTGATAGATGAATTGAATGTTTATGAAAATGTGGAACTTCCGCTTACTTATTTAAATATCAAGGCTTCGGAACGCCGCCGAATGGTAGACAATATTCTTCATCGGATGAATATTAGCCATCGTGCCAAACACTTTCCCCAACAGCTTTCGGGTGGGCAGCAACAACGTGTGGCCATAGCCCGCGCTGTGGTTACCAATCCAAAACTGATTCTTGCCGATGAGCCTACAGGAAATCTTGATTCTAAAAATGGTGCAGAAGTGATGAATCTGTTGACAGAGCTGAATCGTGAAGGTACAACGATAATTATGGTTACGCACTCTCAGCACGATGCTTCGTTTGCACATCGTACGATACATCTGTTCGATGGTAGCATAGTGGCCAGTGTGAAAGCTTAA
- a CDS encoding ABC transporter permease, translating to MKQFYYTIQTLLRGQGNNMIKIVSLTLGLFVGILLFSRVAFELNYDSYYQEPENLFLTLRTVVSQGEKKEPVCSNYGKLPAAIRENFPDEVEDATLIDLFSRSSLYHEGQEKKDAILATSRSHIFSTLGVKVLSGNVSELDNMDALFISRSLAQSLFADADPIGKTVMINIDYPLTVRGVFEDIPENAEFRFDGVYSFVTRANRFRDERGGWRGDISYTCMVRFRHPEDVEKVAARMPDMMKKYIQYNKDWFEEFSFITPSQFHLQKKESRKIISILSILGFAILLIAGMNNVLISISSLPQRAKSVGVHKCSGASTGHIYRMFLWESALLILVSLLGVIVLLLYFKPEIEDLSGASLATLFTWRTLWVPALVTIFLFLLIGLLPGKLFSSIPVTQVFHRFTGYRASWKYPLLFVQFTGVAFILGLLMIILLQYNQVMNRSMGYKIDNLVIGWGPFDSMDKIDGILRGLPFIEASCNSASFIYNGHTRQSFTDINGKRFMGCIDFIDEHYVPILGLQILQGRNVHQDGEVLVNEELLRQVGWTDSPIGRKLMEDNYEWGTVVGVVKDYVAQSAYQPQASVALVNSLERRWEANKRNLILKEPFKENLSRIRALMKETFPTEDIQFRSARQEVDNLYQVVRRFRNIVIVASVSIVVIVLMGLFGFVNDEVQRRSKEIAIRKVNGAESGNIINLLNHNIFWIALPAIFVGIALAYVVGHKWVEQFTDQINLNAGHFLLLLLLILLLILGSVTGKSWRIANENPVNSIKNE from the coding sequence ATGAAACAATTTTATTATACTATTCAGACATTGCTACGAGGGCAGGGAAACAATATGATCAAGATAGTTTCACTGACTTTGGGATTATTCGTCGGAATATTACTTTTTTCCCGCGTAGCATTTGAATTAAACTATGATAGCTATTATCAAGAACCGGAAAATCTTTTTCTAACTTTACGTACAGTTGTTTCGCAAGGTGAAAAGAAAGAGCCTGTTTGTAGTAATTACGGAAAACTTCCAGCAGCAATTCGTGAAAATTTTCCTGATGAAGTGGAAGATGCAACTTTGATTGACTTATTTAGTCGCAGTTCGCTTTACCATGAAGGCCAGGAAAAGAAAGATGCAATACTGGCTACTTCCCGAAGCCATATTTTTTCCACTTTGGGCGTTAAAGTACTTTCCGGAAATGTGTCTGAATTGGATAATATGGATGCACTGTTTATATCCCGTTCTCTTGCTCAAAGTCTTTTTGCAGATGCCGATCCTATTGGAAAGACAGTAATGATTAATATTGATTATCCATTGACTGTTCGAGGTGTTTTCGAAGATATTCCGGAAAATGCCGAGTTTCGGTTTGATGGGGTCTATTCATTTGTGACTCGTGCTAATAGATTCAGAGATGAACGTGGTGGATGGCGGGGTGATATCAGCTATACATGTATGGTTCGTTTTCGCCATCCGGAAGATGTAGAGAAAGTGGCGGCACGTATGCCTGATATGATGAAGAAGTATATACAGTATAATAAAGACTGGTTTGAAGAATTTTCGTTTATAACTCCTTCACAGTTTCATTTGCAGAAAAAGGAATCACGTAAAATTATCAGTATTCTATCGATTCTCGGATTTGCTATTTTGCTGATTGCCGGGATGAATAATGTACTTATTTCTATTTCTTCTTTGCCACAGCGGGCCAAATCAGTAGGAGTGCATAAATGCAGCGGAGCTTCAACCGGACATATATATCGTATGTTCTTATGGGAATCGGCATTATTGATTCTCGTTTCTCTTTTGGGGGTTATAGTCCTTCTGCTCTATTTTAAACCGGAAATAGAAGACTTGTCTGGTGCCTCATTAGCAACCCTGTTTACATGGCGTACCCTATGGGTTCCTGCATTAGTAACCATTTTTTTATTTTTACTGATTGGCTTGCTTCCGGGAAAGCTTTTCTCTTCCATCCCTGTGACACAAGTTTTCCATCGTTTTACCGGGTATCGTGCTTCCTGGAAATATCCGTTGTTGTTTGTACAATTTACAGGAGTTGCTTTCATATTGGGATTGCTAATGATCATTCTTTTACAGTACAATCAAGTCATGAATCGAAGTATGGGCTATAAAATAGATAATTTAGTTATAGGGTGGGGGCCATTTGATTCAATGGATAAAATAGATGGCATTCTCCGGGGATTGCCTTTTATTGAAGCATCTTGTAATAGTGCTTCATTTATCTATAATGGTCATACAAGACAATCTTTTACTGATATTAACGGAAAACGTTTTATGGGGTGTATCGATTTTATAGATGAGCATTACGTCCCGATTTTAGGTTTGCAGATTTTGCAAGGGCGTAACGTTCATCAGGATGGTGAAGTATTGGTAAATGAAGAATTGCTACGGCAAGTAGGTTGGACTGATTCGCCTATAGGACGGAAACTGATGGAAGATAACTATGAATGGGGGACTGTGGTTGGGGTAGTCAAAGATTATGTAGCACAAAGTGCGTATCAGCCACAAGCCTCTGTGGCATTGGTGAATAGCTTGGAAAGGAGATGGGAAGCCAATAAACGGAATCTGATTTTGAAAGAACCATTTAAAGAGAATCTTTCTAGAATCAGGGCTTTGATGAAAGAAACATTTCCTACGGAGGATATTCAGTTCCGTTCTGCTCGTCAGGAGGTCGATAATCTGTATCAGGTAGTACGCCGTTTCCGCAATATTGTGATTGTAGCTTCCGTTTCGATTGTAGTAATCGTATTGATGGGGTTATTCGGATTTGTGAATGATGAAGTACAACGGCGCAGTAAAGAAATTGCCATTCGTAAGGTGAATGGGGCTGAGTCGGGAAATATTATTAATCTTTTGAATCATAATATTTTCTGGATTGCTTTACCGGCTATCTTTGTTGGAATCGCTTTAGCCTATGTCGTCGGACATAAATGGGTGGAACAATTTACCGATCAGATCAATCTCAACGCAGGGCATTTTCTTTTGCTTCTCTTATTAATATTATTATTGATTTTAGGAAGTGTCACCGGAAAATCTTGGCGCATTGCTAACGAAAATCCGGTAAACAGTATTAAGAACGAGTAA
- a CDS encoding ABC transporter permease — protein MKQLYYTIQTLLRGRGSNVIKVISLTLGLLVGILLFARVAFELNYDSYYSEPENLCITLRTGISDGIKKEPNIDNYGKLAEAIRENFPDEVEDATVLDLFSQSPLYHEGKKMEHVILATSKSHVFSTLGIKVLLGDVSQLDRVDVIFISRSLARRLFADANPIGKTINIEIDYPLTVQGVFEDIPENTEFHFDGVYSFDTRSKQYGSERGGWGYDSSYHCMVRFRHPDEREKVEVRMPEMLKKYIHNYKGQSEEYSFMTPSQYHLQKPESRKIVMILSILGFAILLVAGMNNVLISVSSLAQRAKSVGIHKCNGASDGHIYRMFLYESALLILLSLLFVTVLLFTFKLEIEDLSGASLKALFTWQTLWVPILVSLVLFLVIGLFPGKLFAAIPVTQVFHRFTAHRFVWKRSLLFIQFAGIAFILGLLMVILLQYHQVMTRDMGYKVDNLAVGWSPYREIDKMDGILRGLPIVEEFCNASTIIYGGYMGQPYTDAHGKEFMGRIEFVDEHYVPVMGLQIIKGRNIQQDKEILINEEMVRQIGWTDSPIGKNLEDGKNNFGTIVGVVKDYVVQSAYMPQAPVALMSNLEWMNVLNKRNIILKEPFGENLAKINTLMKEAFPTVDIVFRSARQEIDKQYQEVRRFRNVVIIASIAILLIALMGLFGFVNDEIQRRSKEIAIRKVNGAEVPDILRLVSGNIFWTALSAVLVGIVFAYIVSNKWLEQFSDRVSVNGGHFLVVIIIILLLIIGSVIGRSWNVANENPVNSIKNE, from the coding sequence ATGAAACAACTCTACTATACCATTCAAACATTACTACGGGGACGTGGAAGTAATGTAATTAAAGTAATTTCACTGACACTGGGATTGCTGGTAGGAATTCTGCTGTTTGCTCGCGTTGCATTCGAGCTGAATTATGATAGTTATTATTCGGAACCGGAGAATTTGTGTATAACTTTACGTACGGGTATTTCGGATGGGATAAAAAAAGAGCCGAATATCGATAACTATGGTAAGTTAGCAGAGGCCATTCGCGAAAATTTCCCAGATGAAGTAGAAGATGCGACCGTGCTTGATCTCTTTAGCCAGAGTCCTCTCTATCATGAGGGTAAGAAGATGGAACATGTAATCTTAGCAACCTCTAAAAGTCACGTTTTTTCTACTTTAGGTATTAAAGTCTTACTCGGAGATGTTTCCCAACTCGACAGAGTGGATGTTATTTTTATCTCCCGTTCACTTGCCCGGCGTTTGTTTGCAGACGCAAATCCGATCGGAAAAACAATCAATATTGAAATTGATTATCCGTTGACTGTGCAAGGAGTTTTTGAGGATATTCCGGAAAATACCGAATTTCATTTTGACGGAGTTTATTCCTTCGATACCCGATCTAAGCAATATGGTTCTGAACGTGGTGGCTGGGGATATGATTCCAGTTATCATTGTATGGTTCGTTTCCGCCATCCCGATGAAAGAGAGAAAGTGGAGGTACGTATGCCTGAAATGCTGAAAAAGTATATACACAACTATAAGGGTCAATCAGAGGAGTATTCGTTTATGACTCCTTCACAGTATCATTTGCAAAAACCGGAATCTCGTAAAATAGTTATGATTCTTTCAATACTCGGATTTGCCATCTTGTTGGTTGCCGGCATGAATAATGTCTTGATTTCTGTTTCATCATTGGCTCAACGAGCTAAGTCTGTTGGCATACATAAGTGTAATGGTGCTTCTGATGGGCATATCTATCGTATGTTTCTGTATGAATCAGCACTATTGATATTGCTTTCTTTATTGTTCGTGACAGTCCTGTTATTCACTTTTAAGTTGGAGATAGAAGATCTTTCCGGAGCTTCATTAAAGGCTTTATTTACATGGCAAACTCTGTGGGTACCGATTTTGGTTTCTTTGGTTTTATTTCTGGTCATCGGACTATTTCCGGGCAAGTTGTTTGCCGCTATTCCTGTGACACAAGTTTTCCATCGTTTTACTGCACATCGTTTTGTCTGGAAGCGATCATTGCTTTTTATACAGTTTGCGGGAATTGCATTTATTTTAGGCCTGTTGATGGTTATTCTTTTACAGTATCATCAGGTGATGACCCGTGACATGGGATATAAGGTCGATAATTTGGCAGTTGGGTGGTCGCCATATAGAGAAATTGATAAAATGGACGGTATTCTCCGAGGACTGCCCATAGTTGAGGAGTTTTGTAATGCAAGTACGATTATTTATGGTGGCTACATGGGTCAACCTTACACAGATGCACATGGGAAGGAATTTATGGGACGTATCGAATTTGTTGATGAACATTATGTTCCGGTTATGGGACTTCAGATTATAAAAGGCAGGAATATCCAGCAAGATAAAGAGATCTTGATTAATGAAGAGATGGTTCGTCAAATTGGTTGGACGGATAGTCCCATCGGTAAGAATCTGGAAGATGGCAAAAATAACTTTGGTACGATTGTCGGAGTTGTGAAAGACTATGTTGTACAAAGTGCGTACATGCCACAGGCTCCTGTAGCACTGATGAGTAATTTGGAATGGATGAATGTGCTTAATAAACGGAATATTATTTTGAAAGAACCTTTTGGTGAGAACCTGGCTAAGATTAACACATTGATGAAAGAGGCTTTTCCGACAGTAGATATTGTATTCCGTTCTGCCCGTCAGGAGATTGATAAGCAATATCAAGAGGTCCGCCGTTTCCGTAATGTCGTGATTATAGCTTCTATTGCTATCCTGTTGATTGCTTTGATGGGACTGTTCGGCTTTGTAAATGATGAAATTCAACGTCGTAGCAAAGAAATTGCCATTCGTAAAGTGAACGGTGCCGAAGTGCCGGATATTCTTCGTTTGGTTTCCGGGAATATTTTCTGGACGGCACTAAGTGCTGTTCTGGTCGGAATAGTATTTGCATATATTGTAAGTAATAAATGGCTGGAACAGTTTTCTGACCGGGTATCAGTCAATGGGGGACATTTTCTTGTCGTGATCATAATTATCTTGTTGTTGATCATAGGAAGTGTCATCGGGAGGTCCTGGAATGTGGCTAATGAGAATCCGGTGAACAGTATCAAGAACGAATAG
- a CDS encoding metallophosphoesterase family protein encodes MRQIKGITAIFLCCLLVSGCDLIDYHPYDVDIKGERDINAKNIQKIEAKCLGKSTIRFIAMGDSQRWYDETVDFVNAVNKRDDIDFVVHGGDFSDFGLTDEFLWQRDIMNKLKVPYVGLIGNHDCLGTGEDAFRQIFGDTNFSFIAGGVKFVCLNTNAMEYDYSEPIPDFDYIERQLTERADEFNKTVFCMHARPLCDQFNNNVAKVFQMYVRQFPGLQFCTVAHEHRISASDVFDDGVMYYGSNCMKNRSYLVFTIKPDGYDYEVVEF; translated from the coding sequence ATGAGACAAATAAAAGGAATTACCGCAATCTTTCTTTGTTGTCTGCTAGTTTCCGGATGTGACTTGATAGATTATCATCCATATGACGTCGACATAAAAGGAGAAAGAGACATTAATGCGAAAAATATTCAAAAGATCGAGGCCAAATGCCTGGGAAAGTCTACTATACGCTTTATCGCCATGGGTGACTCGCAACGCTGGTATGACGAAACCGTTGACTTTGTAAACGCTGTCAACAAAAGAGACGACATCGACTTTGTAGTTCATGGAGGCGACTTCAGTGACTTCGGACTTACCGATGAATTTCTTTGGCAAAGGGATATAATGAATAAACTAAAGGTTCCTTATGTAGGACTTATCGGAAACCATGATTGTTTGGGAACCGGAGAAGATGCATTCCGGCAAATATTCGGCGATACAAACTTTTCGTTCATAGCCGGAGGTGTGAAATTTGTATGCCTCAATACCAACGCAATGGAATATGATTATTCGGAACCGATCCCTGATTTTGACTATATTGAAAGACAACTCACAGAACGTGCCGACGAATTTAATAAAACCGTATTCTGTATGCATGCCCGTCCCCTTTGTGATCAGTTCAATAACAATGTGGCCAAAGTGTTTCAAATGTATGTTCGCCAATTTCCCGGTTTGCAATTTTGCACTGTAGCTCACGAACATCGGATCAGTGCGTCAGATGTGTTTGACGATGGCGTGATGTATTATGGAAGCAATTGTATGAAAAATCGCAGTTATTTAGTATTCACGATAAAACCTGATGGTTATGATTATGAAGTGGTTGAATTTTAA
- a CDS encoding ABC transporter ATP-binding protein, producing MIQISDISKVFRTSEVETVALNHVSLNVEEGEFVAIMGPSGCGKSTLLNILGLLDNPTEGSYKLMGQEVAILHEKERTRVRKGKLGFVFQSFNLIDELNVYENVELPLTYLGIKASERRQMVNNILHRMNISHRAKHFPQQLSGGQQQRVAIARAVVTNPKLILADEPTGNLDSKNGAEVMNLLTELNHEGTTIIMVTHSQHDASFAHRTVHLFDGSIVASVKA from the coding sequence ATGATACAGATTAGTGACATTAGTAAAGTGTTCCGCACTTCAGAAGTAGAAACAGTAGCGTTGAATCATGTTAGTCTGAATGTAGAAGAAGGTGAATTTGTAGCCATTATGGGACCTTCCGGTTGTGGTAAATCTACACTTCTCAATATTTTGGGTCTTCTTGATAATCCTACAGAAGGTTCTTATAAACTTATGGGACAGGAAGTAGCTATTCTTCATGAAAAGGAACGTACCCGTGTTCGTAAGGGTAAATTAGGATTTGTGTTCCAAAGTTTTAATCTGATAGACGAACTGAATGTGTATGAGAATGTAGAGCTTCCGCTTACTTATCTGGGTATAAAAGCCTCAGAACGTCGTCAGATGGTAAATAATATACTTCATCGGATGAATATCAGTCATCGTGCCAAACATTTTCCCCAACAGCTTTCGGGTGGTCAGCAACAGCGTGTAGCTATTGCGCGGGCGGTGGTTACTAACCCGAAGCTGATCTTGGCCGACGAACCTACGGGCAATCTCGACTCTAAAAACGGTGCTGAAGTAATGAATCTGCTGACGGAACTCAACCATGAAGGAACAACTATAATTATGGTGACTCACTCACAGCATGACGCTTCATTCGCTCATCGCACAGTGCATCTTTTTGATGGAAGTATTGTCGCCAGTGTGAAAGCTTAA
- a CDS encoding ABC transporter permease: MRQLYYTFRTLLRGRGINLTKIISLTLGLLVGILLFARVAFELSFDGHYKEVDRLCVINAVYYVGGEKGEAHQVVLAPVPGAIAEGFPDEIESSTVVRIRYGDNTLFYNNVRQCPKMILSDSLFFKTMGIDIISGDPRELVNPETMFVSRSFARRIFGDESPIGKTLLYNRTLPMTIKGVYEDIPENSSLYHEVVISFSTIEKHHWECMGWECGDSFQGYIRLKNASDLDKVNSRIDPIIEKHLPFRPEEGFAIRYSLQPIRGVHASAPVIQKMVMIMSLLGLVILFIAAMNYVLISISSLARRAKAIGVHKCNGASERNIFSMFLWETGIIIMISLILVGVLVLNFREDIEYLASASIGALFTWETLWVPICVIVILFIVAGIIPGHLFSSIPVTHVFRNYTERKGGWKRTLLFLQFTGVTFVLGILCVVLLQYNRITTKPIGYNPEGIAFTYHNFADSESALDNLRRLPMVSDVSDSESSIISGYGGLAVTDENGIILFTTRLNACLYNYVPFMGIRIKEGRNLNGPDQALVNEEFVRQMRWTDGAVGKKYENFTIVGVMENFPVNSYYEEQDPVAFIGQQQINNCYHVRLKQPYEENLRSLNKSMEEMYPTEDIVFKSLSYSIEDQYQNVRRFRDAVMLAFVVILLISLMGLIGYISDEIQRRSKEIAIRKVNGAEVSHILNLLSKDIIWTASPAVLFGTAGAYFVGIQWLGQFAERISLQVYWFVLIAIVVLAMIFLSAVIKVWHIANENPVKSIKSE, translated from the coding sequence ATGAGACAATTGTACTACACTTTCCGAACTCTTCTCCGTGGAAGAGGTATAAATCTGACCAAAATAATTTCGTTAACTTTAGGGCTTTTGGTCGGCATCCTGTTATTTGCCAGGGTTGCATTTGAGTTGAGCTTTGATGGTCATTATAAAGAAGTTGATAGATTGTGTGTGATTAATGCTGTTTATTACGTTGGCGGAGAGAAAGGAGAGGCACATCAGGTCGTTCTTGCTCCGGTTCCGGGTGCCATAGCCGAAGGTTTTCCTGACGAGATCGAATCATCTACAGTTGTTCGTATCCGGTATGGTGATAACACTCTTTTTTATAATAATGTCCGTCAGTGTCCGAAAATGATTCTTTCTGATTCACTTTTCTTCAAGACAATGGGTATCGATATTATTAGCGGCGATCCACGTGAATTGGTCAATCCTGAAACCATGTTTGTTTCACGGAGTTTTGCTCGTAGAATATTTGGTGATGAAAGTCCGATAGGGAAAACGCTACTTTATAATCGCACTTTGCCCATGACGATAAAAGGAGTTTATGAAGACATTCCGGAGAACAGTTCTTTATATCACGAAGTTGTAATCTCTTTCTCTACTATTGAAAAGCATCATTGGGAATGTATGGGTTGGGAATGTGGAGATAGTTTTCAAGGATACATCCGATTGAAAAATGCCTCTGATCTGGATAAAGTCAACTCGCGTATCGATCCTATAATCGAAAAACATCTTCCTTTCAGACCTGAAGAGGGATTTGCCATACGCTATTCATTACAACCTATTCGTGGAGTTCATGCCAGCGCTCCTGTCATACAAAAGATGGTGATGATTATGTCACTGTTAGGATTGGTGATTCTTTTTATCGCTGCCATGAATTATGTGCTAATCTCTATCTCTTCACTTGCCCGACGTGCCAAAGCAATAGGCGTACATAAATGTAATGGTGCCAGTGAAAGGAATATTTTCTCGATGTTTCTCTGGGAGACGGGTATCATTATAATGATATCGCTGATACTGGTGGGTGTATTGGTTTTGAATTTCAGAGAGGATATTGAATATCTTGCTTCTGCTTCAATCGGTGCTCTTTTCACTTGGGAGACTTTATGGGTACCTATTTGTGTTATCGTGATTCTGTTTATAGTTGCCGGCATTATTCCGGGACATTTGTTTTCTTCTATTCCTGTCACCCATGTCTTCCGGAACTATACCGAAAGAAAGGGGGGATGGAAGCGTACTTTACTTTTTCTTCAGTTTACTGGAGTTACTTTTGTGCTGGGTATCTTATGTGTGGTGTTGCTTCAATATAACCGGATCACTACGAAACCGATAGGCTATAATCCGGAGGGAATCGCATTTACATATCATAATTTTGCCGATTCGGAGTCTGCATTAGACAATCTTCGCCGACTTCCTATGGTCAGCGATGTTTCAGATAGTGAATCGAGTATCATCTCGGGATATGGAGGTTTGGCTGTTACCGATGAGAATGGGATTATTTTATTTACTACACGTTTGAATGCGTGCTTATATAACTATGTTCCGTTTATGGGTATCCGTATCAAAGAAGGAAGGAATCTCAATGGTCCCGATCAGGCATTGGTAAACGAAGAGTTTGTACGACAAATGCGTTGGACTGATGGAGCTGTCGGAAAGAAATATGAAAATTTCACCATAGTGGGAGTCATGGAGAATTTCCCGGTAAACAGCTATTATGAAGAGCAAGATCCCGTGGCATTCATCGGTCAACAGCAGATTAATAATTGCTATCATGTCCGGCTCAAACAACCATACGAGGAAAATTTGCGATCACTTAATAAATCAATGGAAGAGATGTATCCTACAGAGGATATTGTTTTTAAGTCCCTGTCTTATAGCATTGAGGATCAATATCAGAATGTACGTCGTTTTCGTGATGCCGTAATGTTGGCTTTCGTCGTTATTTTGCTGATATCTCTGATGGGGTTGATTGGGTATATTTCTGACGAAATACAACGTCGTAGTAAAGAAATCGCTATACGTAAAGTCAATGGGGCGGAAGTATCTCATATTTTGAACTTGCTTTCCAAAGATATTATTTGGACTGCCTCGCCTGCGGTGTTGTTTGGAACTGCCGGTGCATACTTTGTGGGCATACAATGGCTCGGACAGTTCGCTGAACGAATCAGTTTACAGGTATATTGGTTTGTACTGATAGCTATAGTTGTATTGGCTATGATTTTTTTGAGTGCAGTGATTAAGGTTTGGCATATTGCCAACGAGAATCCGGTAAAGAGTATTAAAAGTGAATAA